In a genomic window of Bemisia tabaci chromosome 1, PGI_BMITA_v3:
- the LOC140226071 gene encoding uncharacterized protein — MLPSLILFFSFLSYFISFFQREDLELLIERQKDGDEEFVREFKRRLYEEKSVKKAQRKVEQEDKSGAPLNLTKTQVQKPPESRPPCSPTPAPDSATPAPSHTQRSSERDEELHMNNRAYGLEIPSEYYQDRSTSSRNSSTPFPPCPHGNFRNYDLSFYQSEFYPNPREWQYQMPPHCPNLSSYEASTSSGQQSYTPSNLTQSSSYCSVSAYQGYYPYSMWHYPPLFDPYSSAFSDYHSTTNTLNYGSVRTSPVDRLPSFHELKYMSKPPSPSNDPSQNLTHWDANVPSDIASQTTSCGSGRSISSSMENNFSWSTINQDVLNYLSQEASFKSASSQRTNSYLGSEGGNLFDQSLEFQSSNDTANLRRLDLFPSYRQTSTPQTDGSPVSNPSLQSHFMTASSHLYDTNFSSYSANTTATTINTNPYSHTEPNSGQFCYGSCFPGYPCYRAPNPPSTYSSLTENHRAHLENAGRQDAENNSEDDLFLDESSGDITLRLSPSDSVETSEFDSDGTLIINEDTLIEDSNETQPESFNHIANNQNDGTYHALESTVLTQEMPHLDSQIVESIFNETIADGKISEAYENLTAAEIDEVCRQSYSAIDSFTQASVVENGRLHEAKQNENTPSTEESSSSSFISVGHAENPPPYACPVSGCHTAWDSVLPIEDHIRKYHEKDIIDVSQFKVRPYELTLSSVLQEGSKNLIIEAGQKLFIVRVIKQEARIMALLQHIPKPSDSNPNSPSLEGHIKVMKSNEAPQSWIGKVMPYSSPVDHLLASNQCLAVNVADLDSVIAVFADVLPPLESNSRSSTLEEGRYLRSNLKRKTNRPTCNSCSHLDSKIAKYV; from the exons ATGCT CCCCTCATTGatcctttttttctcgtttttatcttatttcatttctttttttcagagagaagaTCTTGAACTTTTAATCGAGAGGCAAAAGGACGGAGACGAAGAGTTCGTGAGGGAGTTTAAGAGGAGACTCTACGAAGAGAAGAGTGTGAAAAAAGCCCAAAGAAAGGTTGAGCAGGAGGACAAGTCGGGAGCCCCGCTGAACCTCACCAAGACGCAAGTTCAGAAGCCCCCGGAATCTCGACCCCCGTGTTCACCTACCCCCGCTCCCGACTCCGCGACCCCCGCGCCCTCTCACACTCAAAGGTCCAGCGAACGCGACGAGGAGCTTCACATGAATAACCGTGCCTACGGCCTCGAAATCCCTTCCGAGTACTATCAA GACAGATCAACCTCTTCAAGGAATTCATCCACTCCATTCCCGCCATGCCCTCACGGAAACTTCAGGAACTACGATCTATCATTCTATCAATCGGAGTTCTATCCCAACCCACGAGAATGGCAGTATCAAATGCCACCGCACTGTCCCAATCTGTCCTCTTACGAAGCA AGCACCAGTTCAGGTCAACAGTCATACACTCCCTCGAACTTGACGCAAAGCTCTTCTTATTGCAGTGTATCTGCCTATCAAGGGTACTATCCATATTCAATGTGGCACTACCCACCATTGTTCGACCCTTACAGTTCAGCATTTTCGGACTATCATAGCACTACCAATACATTGAATTATGGCTCTGTCAGAACTTCACCTGTTGACCGCCTTCCCAGCTTTCATGAACTGAAATACATGTCAAAACCACCATCACCTTC TAATGATCCCAGCCAGAATCTGACACATTGGGATGCGAATGTGCCAAGTGATATTGCCTCGCAGACAACCTCTTGCGGTAGTGGCAGATCGATCTCCTCTTCGATGGAAAACAA TTTTTCCTGGTCAACTATTAATCAAGATGTGTTGAATTATTTAAGCCAAGAAGCATCATTTAAGTCTGCATCCTCTCAGAGAACGAACAGTTATTTAGGCTCTGAAGGAGGAAATCTTTTCGATCAAAGCCTTGAGTTTCAGAGTAGTAATGATACAGCAAATCTGCGAAGGCTTGATTTGTTTCCCTCTTATCGTCAg ACTAGCACACCTCAAACGGATGGCAGTCCAGTTTCCAATCCAAGCTTGCAGTCTCATTTTATGACAGCGTCCTCACATCTGTACGACACAAACTTTTCATCTTATAGTGCCAATACCACGGCAACAACAATTAATACAAACCCGTACTCACACACGGAACCAAATTCTGGTCAATTCTGTTACGGCTCCTGCTTTCCAGGCTATCCATGCTACCGTGCTCCTAATCCTCCATCAACCTACTCATCACTCACAGAGAATCACCGCGCCCATCTCGAAAATGCG GGTAGGCAAGATGCTGAAAACAATTCGGAAGATGATCTATTCCTTGATGAAAGCAGTGGGGACATAACGCTTCGTTTATCACCATCTGATTCTGTGGAGACTAGTGAATTCGATTCGGACGGAACGCTTATCATCAATGAAGATACATTAATAGAG GACTCCAATGAAACTCAGCCAGAAAGTTTCAATCATATAGCAAACAATCAAAATGACGGGACCTACCATGCACTTGAATCAACAGTTTTAACCCAAGAAATGCCGCATTTAGATAGTCAAATTGTTGAAAGCATTTTCAacgaaacaatt GCAGATGGAAAAATATCAGAGGCTTATGAGAATCTAACAGCCGCCGAAATAGATGAAGTTTGCCGTCAGTCGTACTCGGCCATAGACAGCTTTACCCAAGCAAGTGTGGTGGAAAATGGGAGATTACATGAAGCCAAACAGAATGAAAAT ACACCTTCAACAGAAGAAAGTTCATCCTCAAGTTTCATATCAGTTGGACATGCAGAAAACCCTCCACCCTATGCTTGTCCGGTTTCTGGATGCCATACTGCGTGGGATAGCGTACTTCCAATTGAGGATCATATACGTAAA TATCATGAAAAGGATATAATAGATGTTTCTCAGTTTAAAGTCAGACCGTACGAATTAACCTTGTCATCTGTGCTCCAAGAAGGCTCAAAAAACCTCATCATTGAGGCAGGGCAAAAGCTTTTTATCGTCCGTGTAATCAAGCAGGAAGCACGTATCATGGCATTGTTACAG CATATACCCAAACCTAGTGACTCGAATCCAAATTCCCCTTCTCTAGAAGGCCATATCAAAGTAATGAAATCCAATGAGGCCCCGCAATCCTGGATTGGAAAAGTGATGCCCTACTCTTCGCCTGTTGATCACTTACTGGCATCGAATCAATGCCTTGCCGTGAACGTGGCAGATTTGGACTCAGTCATCGCGGTTTTTGCTGATGTCCTACCTCCTCTTGAGAGTAACTCAAGATCCTCTACACTAGAAGAAGGAAGATACCTCCGTTCAAATCTGAAACGGAAAACAAATCGGCCTACTTGTAATTCTTGCTCACATCTGgattcaaaaattgcaaaatatgttTAA